From Callithrix jacchus isolate 240 chromosome 15, calJac240_pri, whole genome shotgun sequence, one genomic window encodes:
- the LOC100403797 gene encoding LOW QUALITY PROTEIN: 52 kDa repressor of the inhibitor of the protein kinase (The sequence of the model RefSeq protein was modified relative to this genomic sequence to represent the inferred CDS: inserted 1 base in 1 codon) produces the protein MGKQNIPLDGHEADEIPEVLFTPDNFQALLECRINSGEEVLRKLFETTAVNILFCSKTQQRQMLEICESCIREETLREVRDSHFFSIITDDVVDIAGXEHLPVLVRFVDESHNLREEFVGFLPYEADAKILAVKFHTMITEKWGLNMEYCRGQAYIVSSGFSSKMKVVASRLLEKYPQAIYTLSSSCALNMWLAKSVPVMRVSVALGTLEEVCSFFHRSPELLLELDNVISVLFQNSKERGKELKEICHSRWTGRHDAFEILVELLQALVLCLDGINSEKNIRWNNCIAGRAFVLCSAVTDFDFIVTIVVLKNVLSFTRAFGKNLQGQTSDVFFAAGSLTTVLHSLNEVMENIEVYHEFWFEEATNLSTKLDIQMKLPGKFCRAHQGNLESQLTPESYYKKTLSVPTVEHIIQELKDIFSEQHLKALKCLSLVPSVMEQLKFNTSEEHHAYMYKRDLPNPDTLSAELHCWRIKWKHRGKDIELPSTIYEALHLPDIKFFPNVYALLKVLCILPVMKVENERYENGRKRLKAYLRNTLTDQRSSNLALLNINFYIKHDLDLMVDTYIKLYTSKSELLTENSETMENT, from the exons ATGGGAAAGCAAAATATACCTCTGGATGGACATGAGGCTGATGAAATCCCAGAAGTTCTCTTTACTCCAGATAACTTTCAAGCACTGCTGGAGTGCCGGATAAATTCTGGTGAAGAGGTCCTGAGAAAACTCTTTGAGACAACAGCAGTTAACATATTGTTTTGTTCAAAAACACAACAGAGGCAGATGCTAGAGATCTGTGAGAGCTGTATTCGGGAAGAAACTCTCAGGGAAGTGAGAGACTCACACTTCTTTTCCATTATCACTGACGATGTAGTAGACATAGCAG AAGAGCACCTACCTGTGCTGGTGAGGTTTGTTGATGAATCTCATAACCTAAGAGAGGAATTTGTAGGCTTCCTGCCTTATGAAGCTGATGCCAAAATTTTGGCTGTGAAATTTCACACTATGATAACTGAGAAATGGGGATTAAATATGGAGTATTGTCGTGGCCAGGCTTACATTGTGTCTAGTGGattttcttccaaaatgaaaGTTGTTGCTTCTAGACTTTTAGAGAAATATCCCCAGGCTATCTACACTCTTTCCTCTTCCTGTGCCTTAAATATGTGGTTGGCAAAATCAGTACCTGTTATGAGGGTATCTGTTGCATTAGGAACACTTGAggaagtttgttcttttttccatcGATCACCAGAACTGCTTTTGGAACTTGATAatgtaatttctgttctttttcagaaCAGTAAAGAAAGGGGtaaagaactgaaggaaatctGCCATTCTCGGTGGACAGGCAGGCATGatgcttttgaaattttagtagaaCTCCTGCAAGCACTTGTTTTATGTTTAGATGGTATAAATAGTGAGAAAAATATTAGATGGAATAACTGTATAGCTGGCCGAGCATTTGTACTCTGCAGTGCAGTAACAGATTTTGATTTCATTGTTACTATTGTTGTTCTTAAAAATGTCCTATCTTTTACAAGGGCCTTTGGGAAAAATCTCCAGGGGCAAACTTCAGATGTCTTCTTTGCAGCTGGTAGTTTGACCACAGTACTGCATTCACTTAATGAAGTGATGGAAAATATTGAAGTTTATCATGAATTTTGGTTTGAGGAAGCCACAAATTTGTCAACCAAGCTTGATATTCAAATGAAACTCCCTGGGAAATTCTGCAGAGCTCACCAGGGTAACTTGGAATCTCAGCTAACCCCTGAGAGTTACTATAAGAAAACCCTCAGTGTCCCAACAGTGGAGCACATTATTCAGGAGCTTAAAGATATATTCTCAGAACAGCACCTGAAAGCTCTTAAATGCTTATCTCTGGTACCCTCAGTCATGGAACAACTCAAATTCAATACATCAGAAGAACACCATGCTTATATGTATAAAAGGGACTTACCCAATCCTGACACACTCTCAGCTGAGCTTCATTGTTGGAGAATCAAATGGAAACACAGGGGGAAAGATATAGAGCTTCCATCCACTATCTATGAAGCCCTCCACCTGCCTGACATCAAGTTTTTTCCTAATGTATATGCATTGCTAAAGGTCCTGTGTATTCTTCCTGTGATGAAGGTTGAAAATGAGCGGTATGAAAATGGACGAAAACGTCTTAAAGCATATTTGAGGAACACTTTGACAGACCAAAGGTCGAGTAACTTGGCTTTGCTtaacataaatttttatataaaacacgACCTGGATTTAATGGTGGACACATATATTAAACTCTATACAAGTAAGTCAGAGCTTCTCacagagaattcagaaaccaTGGAAAATACctaa